The following are encoded together in the Methanocella sp. genome:
- the npdG gene encoding NADPH-dependent F420 reductase encodes MKIAILGGTGDIGEGLALRLAQKHQIIIGSREAEKAQEAANNYNKLLKEKGMKDDIRGTTNLDATKSADLVILAVKYQFAIPTLQAVSDVLDGKIVVTPIVPMSKQKLCAYTPPEQGSAAKHICSVMPPEIRTVVAFQTLPAPRLADLGDPLGFDVIVCADDEDAKRVVMGLVSDLGDVRPLDGGGLEEAELVESLTPLLINLAIKNKTKPLSVKFV; translated from the coding sequence ATGAAGATAGCGATACTGGGCGGCACGGGGGATATCGGAGAAGGGCTGGCCTTAAGGCTGGCGCAAAAGCACCAGATCATCATAGGCTCCAGGGAAGCCGAGAAGGCGCAGGAGGCGGCGAATAACTATAATAAGCTTTTAAAGGAAAAAGGCATGAAGGACGACATCCGCGGCACGACGAACCTGGACGCGACTAAGAGCGCTGACCTGGTCATCCTGGCCGTCAAGTACCAGTTCGCCATCCCGACGCTGCAGGCGGTGAGCGATGTGCTGGACGGGAAGATCGTCGTCACGCCCATCGTGCCCATGTCGAAGCAGAAGCTGTGCGCCTATACGCCGCCCGAGCAGGGCAGCGCGGCGAAGCACATCTGCTCCGTCATGCCGCCGGAGATCCGGACGGTGGTGGCCTTCCAGACGCTCCCGGCGCCCCGGCTTGCGGACCTCGGCGATCCCCTGGGCTTCGACGTCATCGTGTGCGCGGACGACGAGGATGCCAAAAGGGTGGTCATGGGCCTGGTCTCGGACCTGGGCGACGTGCGCCCGCTCGACGGCGGCGGCCTGGAGGAGGCGGAGCTCGTCGAGTCGCTCACGCCGCTGCTCATCAACCTGGCAATTAAGAATAAAACGAAGCCCCTCTCCGTCAAGTTCGTCTGA
- a CDS encoding ribosome biogenesis/translation initiation ATPase RLI produces MRIAIIEKDRCHPKKCSTECIKYCPKVRTGDETVKLGEDGKAVISEELCVGCGICVKKCPTQAIMIIGLPDRLADQLTHRYGVNGFALYGLPIPSHGRVSGILGVNGIGKSTAVKILSGQMMPNLGKADATWEDVYKFFAGSELQDYMRRVSRKEIKTAQKPQYIDLIPKAFKGKVIDLLKKTDERKIFDEVVGELDLEVILDRDITELSGGELQRVAIAACAMREADFYFFDEVTPYLDIFQRIKMARMIKRMGEEKNIMVVEHDLAILDLLADVVHVAYGEPGGYGVITHPKGVRVGINEYLRGYLPEENIRIRPTPIEFEVKAPRPQKEVENLTEFPSFAKTLGTFRLDVKGGELRKREVVGVVGPNGIGKSTFARLLAGELEPDSGKLDFKVRISYKPQYVKADMEMSVGALLGSINKKFDTSYYNSEILVPMQIQRLMDCNVNELSGGELQRVAIAACLGKDAEMFILDEPSAHLDVEQRTMATKVIKRFAENNDVTMLVIDHDIYMIDLLSDRLLVFDGEPGVRGEVHGPFEMREGMNRFLSNLDITFRRDEETRRPRVNKPESNLDREQKKIGEYYYMPQVE; encoded by the coding sequence ATGAGAATAGCCATCATCGAGAAGGACCGCTGCCATCCTAAAAAATGCAGCACCGAGTGCATCAAGTACTGTCCTAAAGTGCGCACCGGGGACGAGACCGTCAAGCTCGGTGAGGATGGGAAGGCGGTCATATCCGAGGAGCTGTGCGTCGGCTGCGGCATCTGCGTCAAGAAGTGCCCCACGCAGGCCATCATGATCATCGGCCTTCCGGACCGGCTGGCGGACCAGCTTACGCACCGGTATGGCGTCAACGGCTTTGCCCTCTACGGCCTGCCCATCCCGTCCCATGGCCGCGTGAGCGGCATACTGGGCGTCAACGGCATCGGCAAGAGCACGGCGGTGAAGATCCTGTCGGGCCAGATGATGCCCAACCTGGGCAAGGCCGACGCGACCTGGGAGGACGTCTATAAGTTTTTCGCCGGCTCCGAGCTTCAGGACTATATGCGCCGCGTTTCCCGAAAGGAGATTAAGACGGCCCAGAAGCCCCAGTATATCGACCTCATCCCGAAAGCCTTTAAGGGAAAGGTCATCGACCTGCTGAAAAAGACGGACGAGCGGAAGATATTCGACGAAGTGGTCGGAGAGCTTGATCTGGAGGTGATACTCGACAGGGACATCACCGAGCTGTCGGGCGGCGAATTACAGAGGGTCGCCATCGCCGCGTGCGCCATGCGGGAGGCGGACTTCTACTTCTTCGACGAGGTGACGCCCTACCTGGACATATTCCAGAGGATTAAAATGGCCCGGATGATCAAGCGGATGGGCGAAGAGAAGAACATCATGGTCGTCGAGCACGACCTGGCGATACTTGATCTTTTAGCGGACGTCGTCCACGTCGCCTACGGTGAGCCGGGCGGCTATGGTGTCATTACTCACCCCAAGGGCGTGCGCGTGGGTATTAACGAGTACCTGAGAGGCTACCTGCCTGAGGAGAACATCCGTATCCGGCCGACCCCCATCGAGTTCGAGGTCAAGGCGCCCCGGCCCCAGAAAGAGGTGGAGAACCTGACGGAGTTCCCGTCGTTCGCTAAGACCCTGGGCACGTTCAGGCTGGACGTGAAGGGCGGCGAGCTTCGCAAGCGTGAAGTGGTCGGCGTCGTCGGCCCCAACGGCATCGGCAAGAGCACCTTCGCCAGGCTGCTGGCGGGCGAGCTCGAGCCGGACTCGGGCAAGCTCGACTTCAAGGTCAGGATATCCTATAAGCCCCAGTACGTCAAGGCGGACATGGAAATGTCCGTGGGCGCGCTCCTGGGCTCGATCAACAAGAAGTTCGACACGAGCTACTACAACAGCGAGATTCTGGTGCCCATGCAGATCCAGCGCCTCATGGACTGCAATGTGAATGAGCTGTCCGGAGGCGAGCTTCAGCGCGTGGCGATCGCCGCGTGCCTGGGCAAGGACGCCGAGATGTTCATCCTCGACGAGCCGTCTGCGCATTTAGACGTCGAACAGCGGACCATGGCTACGAAAGTCATCAAGCGGTTCGCCGAGAACAACGACGTCACCATGCTCGTCATCGACCACGACATCTACATGATCGACCTGCTATCCGACAGGCTGCTCGTGTTCGACGGCGAGCCTGGCGTGCGGGGCGAGGTGCACGGGCCCTTCGAGATGCGGGAGGGCATGAACCGCTTCCTGTCGAACCTGGACATAACCTTTAGAAGGGACGAGGAAACCCGCCGGCCCCGCGTCAACAAGCCCGAGTCGAACCTGGACCGGGAGCAGAAGAAGATCGGCGAGTACTATTACATGCCCCAGGTCGAGTAG
- the feoB gene encoding ferrous iron transport protein B has product MKPVKVALIGNPTVGKSSLFSRLTGIGVIISNYPGTTVEVAHGRIAHDGVDIDLSDLPGVYSLDTDSSEERTVLDFLHEEKPDVILNVIDSTRLERNLYLTLEVLELGLPVVVALNMVEEAHALGMDIDAEELSRLLGVPVIPTYIHRGSGLEELTHALFHPRMLKPRLTRYDRHVEAFIRQLMGLQLGLTRYEAIRLLSNAPESSKYPEGVRTAAGMMRKQVEQSHNEPLGEILAGNRYAEAGLIAKAVVRQRKPSPEASLRERIDDILMNPVSGFIILALVLLGMLLIVFLVGGFLEDIIAREFAIYILNPATDAFTAHPLAQIVVKYTLIGIQAGLSIVVPYIMTFYLLMAVLENSGYLTRAAFLLDEIMHRFKLHGRAMIPLILGFGCSVPAIMSTKTLQTRRERVITSAMVCLVPCSARSVIIMGLVAKFVSIPAALSIYLLTLILTVIMGFVMGRIVKGEETGFVMEMVPLRVPRARDVIDKTWVQMKEFVYVAFPLLVAGSAALGVLQYAGVLDLVNALLAPVTTGILGLPAYTATALIFGILRKEMALETLAVLAGTSVEHLNMALTPLQMYVFGVFTTIYMPCIATITMLDRVVGLKDTLLITTLTIALALVISGLIANLAPLVMALI; this is encoded by the coding sequence ATGAAGCCAGTCAAGGTCGCGCTCATCGGGAACCCCACCGTGGGAAAGAGCTCTTTGTTTTCCCGGCTCACCGGCATCGGGGTCATCATCTCAAACTATCCCGGGACCACCGTCGAGGTGGCCCACGGCCGCATCGCCCACGACGGCGTGGATATCGACCTTTCTGACCTGCCGGGCGTGTACTCGCTTGACACGGACAGCTCCGAGGAGCGCACCGTGCTCGATTTTCTGCACGAGGAGAAGCCGGACGTCATCCTGAACGTCATCGACTCGACCCGCCTGGAGCGCAACCTGTACCTGACGCTGGAAGTCCTGGAGCTGGGCCTGCCCGTCGTCGTGGCGCTCAACATGGTGGAGGAGGCACACGCGCTGGGCATGGATATCGACGCGGAAGAACTGTCCCGCTTACTCGGCGTGCCCGTCATTCCTACGTATATCCACCGCGGCTCGGGGCTTGAAGAGCTGACGCACGCGCTGTTCCACCCGAGGATGCTGAAGCCGCGGCTGACCAGGTACGACCGCCACGTCGAGGCCTTCATCCGCCAGCTCATGGGCCTGCAGCTTGGCCTGACCCGCTATGAGGCAATACGCCTATTGTCGAACGCGCCCGAGTCCTCGAAGTACCCGGAAGGCGTCCGCACGGCCGCCGGGATGATGCGGAAACAGGTCGAGCAGAGCCATAACGAGCCTCTTGGCGAAATCCTCGCCGGGAACCGCTACGCCGAGGCGGGCCTCATCGCTAAAGCCGTTGTCCGGCAGCGGAAGCCTTCCCCGGAGGCATCGCTCCGGGAGCGCATCGACGACATCCTCATGAACCCTGTGTCCGGCTTCATCATCCTGGCGCTGGTCCTCCTTGGGATGCTGCTCATCGTGTTCCTGGTCGGCGGGTTCCTGGAGGACATCATCGCCCGGGAGTTTGCCATATACATCCTGAATCCCGCGACGGACGCCTTCACGGCCCATCCGCTCGCCCAGATCGTGGTCAAGTACACGCTCATCGGCATCCAGGCAGGCCTGAGCATAGTCGTGCCCTATATCATGACGTTTTACCTGCTCATGGCAGTGCTTGAAAACTCGGGGTACCTGACCCGTGCGGCATTTTTACTGGACGAGATCATGCACCGCTTCAAGCTCCATGGCCGGGCCATGATACCCCTAATCCTGGGCTTTGGCTGCAGCGTGCCGGCCATCATGTCCACGAAGACGCTGCAGACCAGACGGGAGCGCGTCATCACTTCGGCCATGGTCTGCCTGGTGCCCTGCTCGGCGCGCAGCGTCATCATCATGGGCCTCGTGGCCAAGTTCGTCTCCATCCCCGCGGCGCTTTCGATATACCTGCTCACGCTGATCCTCACGGTCATCATGGGCTTCGTCATGGGCAGGATCGTCAAGGGCGAGGAGACAGGCTTCGTCATGGAGATGGTGCCCCTCCGGGTCCCGCGGGCCAGGGACGTGATCGATAAGACGTGGGTGCAGATGAAGGAGTTCGTGTACGTGGCGTTTCCCCTGCTGGTAGCGGGCAGCGCCGCTCTCGGAGTGCTCCAGTACGCAGGCGTCCTGGACCTCGTGAACGCTCTCCTGGCCCCCGTGACCACGGGCATACTTGGGCTTCCGGCATACACGGCGACCGCCCTTATATTCGGCATCCTGAGGAAGGAGATGGCGCTTGAGACGCTGGCCGTGCTGGCCGGCACGTCCGTGGAGCACCTGAACATGGCCCTCACGCCCCTGCAGATGTACGTGTTCGGCGTTTTCACAACTATCTATATGCCCTGCATCGCCACCATCACCATGCTGGACCGCGTGGTGGGGCTAAAGGATACGTTACTAATTACAACTCTGACGATAGCCCTGGCGCTGGTCATCAGTGGCCTGATAGCTAACCTGGCGCCGCTGGTGATGGCGCTAATATAA
- a CDS encoding metal-dependent transcriptional regulator, whose product MRKNITEEYLETILYLTKGGRIAKTKDIADSMGIKPPSVSEMLAKLHERGYVEYQPYVGARLTEKGRSEAVQMERKHQLLETFLVDTLGVELNKAHEEACEMEHSISDSTVSKICAFLGHPKFCPDDHSITPGECCDKSEESIPLTELKEGESGTIKIVRVDHQTRDYLISLGFLPDVLLSIKKRLPSNSLLVRIKGSEIAIGGDIAEKIYVKKATA is encoded by the coding sequence ATGAGAAAGAACATCACGGAAGAGTACCTCGAGACGATACTGTACCTGACAAAGGGCGGCCGGATAGCCAAGACCAAGGACATTGCGGACTCCATGGGCATCAAGCCGCCCAGCGTGAGCGAGATGCTCGCCAAGCTGCACGAGCGGGGCTACGTGGAGTACCAGCCCTACGTGGGCGCCAGGCTGACGGAAAAGGGCCGCTCTGAAGCTGTTCAGATGGAGCGCAAGCACCAGCTCCTGGAGACGTTCCTGGTGGACACCCTGGGCGTGGAATTAAACAAGGCCCACGAGGAAGCCTGCGAGATGGAACACTCCATCTCGGACTCGACGGTCTCGAAGATCTGCGCATTCCTGGGCCACCCGAAGTTCTGCCCCGACGACCATTCCATTACGCCGGGCGAGTGCTGCGATAAGAGCGAGGAGTCTATACCGCTCACCGAGCTCAAAGAGGGCGAGAGCGGCACCATCAAGATCGTCCGCGTCGACCATCAAACCCGCGACTATCTGATCTCGCTGGGGTTCCTGCCCGACGTCCTGCTAAGCATTAAAAAGCGGCTCCCGTCAAACAGCCTGCTCGTCCGCATCAAGGGCTCTGAGATCGCCATCGGCGGCGACATCGCCGAGAAGATATACGTGAAAAAGGCCACCGCATGA
- a CDS encoding glycosyltransferase: MKDCPEAIMDFSVIVPAFNEEKRIRACLESIVSQRTGRSFELIVADSGSTDGTVAIAREYTDKVVVCSGRGTARARNEGARLASGDILVFIDSDTVALPGYLDTVYEAFRDHRLLGASCAFRFTRRSPKLMGAEYVTNVYYVLRSAFCAATLPGFNLCMRRDTFELLGGFRLCHLEDLDMSIKLRKMGRTRYIPRRMVVTSSRRLEQDGILCTLRYYGDLFEASQGRRLGYEPVKVGESKYDDYIHRE, from the coding sequence GTGAAAGATTGCCCTGAGGCTATCATGGATTTCTCGGTCATCGTCCCGGCATTCAACGAGGAAAAGCGCATCCGCGCCTGCCTCGAGTCCATCGTATCGCAGCGGACGGGCCGCTCCTTCGAGCTCATCGTCGCCGACTCCGGCAGCACGGACGGGACCGTCGCCATCGCGAGGGAGTACACGGACAAGGTGGTCGTCTGTTCCGGGAGGGGGACTGCACGGGCCCGGAATGAGGGCGCCAGGCTCGCATCCGGCGATATTCTCGTTTTCATAGACTCGGACACGGTCGCCCTTCCGGGATACCTGGACACGGTCTATGAGGCTTTCCGGGACCATCGGCTGCTCGGGGCCTCCTGCGCCTTCAGGTTCACCCGCCGGAGCCCGAAGCTCATGGGCGCGGAATACGTGACAAACGTGTATTACGTGCTCCGCAGCGCCTTCTGCGCGGCCACGCTGCCCGGGTTCAACCTGTGCATGCGCCGCGATACTTTCGAGCTGCTGGGCGGGTTCCGGCTCTGCCACCTCGAGGACCTGGACATGAGCATAAAGCTGCGTAAGATGGGGCGGACGAGATATATCCCGAGGCGGATGGTCGTCACGTCGTCACGGCGGCTGGAGCAGGACGGCATCCTGTGCACGCTCAGGTACTACGGGGACCTGTTCGAGGCCTCCCAGGGCCGGAGGCTAGGCTATGAGCCCGTCAAGGTCGGCGAGAGCAAGTATGACGACTATATCCACCGCGAGTAG
- a CDS encoding 60S ribosomal export protein NMD3 — MVTTSSLFCPRCGRETTQEGLCEACFAEKYVVFDIPRVIEVVICAKCPSYKVGELWVSTKLKTYEELVKKATNKNIRLLLNVNKDVKDQAVTISSDFVNPNILKAHVTVEGAIEGRHVKTEADVEARIRKETCDVCSRIAGGYYEAIIQIRASGRLPTKKEIARCMKIADDNMVRAEKAGDRLAFVSDIMELPEGADIYMGSTASARQISRSIVNEMGGTIIESPKLVGEKEGKGLYRVTFAVRLPGIVPGDIVRMHNGLVLVEKVGRRIAGTDLASGFSTSIEAEEEPEKVASAGEGTSTVLVSEDGNSVQILDPVSYVPLTIKRPTFLNKKPGDDVRVIKTKDGVFLLPGGGRGEE; from the coding sequence ATGGTCACTACTTCCAGCCTATTTTGTCCCCGCTGCGGCAGGGAGACGACGCAGGAGGGGCTCTGCGAGGCATGCTTCGCCGAGAAGTACGTAGTCTTCGACATCCCCCGGGTTATCGAGGTGGTCATCTGCGCCAAGTGCCCGTCCTATAAGGTCGGCGAGCTCTGGGTATCGACGAAGCTGAAGACGTACGAGGAGCTTGTTAAAAAGGCGACTAATAAAAACATCCGGCTATTGCTTAACGTCAATAAGGACGTAAAGGACCAGGCCGTCACCATCTCCTCCGATTTCGTCAACCCGAACATCCTAAAGGCCCACGTCACCGTGGAGGGGGCCATCGAGGGCAGGCACGTGAAGACCGAGGCGGACGTCGAGGCCCGCATCCGCAAGGAGACGTGCGACGTGTGCTCGAGGATAGCGGGCGGCTACTACGAGGCCATCATACAGATCCGGGCCAGCGGCCGGCTGCCGACGAAGAAAGAGATAGCGCGGTGCATGAAGATCGCGGACGATAACATGGTCAGGGCCGAAAAGGCCGGCGACCGGCTGGCGTTCGTGTCCGACATCATGGAGCTTCCCGAGGGCGCCGACATTTACATGGGCTCGACCGCTTCGGCAAGGCAGATCTCGCGGTCCATCGTGAACGAGATGGGCGGGACCATAATCGAGTCGCCAAAGCTCGTGGGCGAAAAGGAGGGCAAAGGGCTCTACCGGGTAACGTTCGCCGTGCGCCTGCCCGGCATTGTCCCGGGCGACATCGTGCGCATGCACAACGGCCTGGTGCTCGTCGAGAAGGTGGGGCGGCGCATCGCCGGCACCGACCTGGCCAGCGGCTTCTCCACCTCCATCGAGGCCGAAGAGGAGCCCGAGAAGGTGGCGAGCGCGGGCGAGGGCACGTCCACGGTGCTCGTGTCCGAGGACGGGAACTCGGTCCAGATACTGGACCCCGTCTCATACGTCCCCCTCACCATCAAGCGCCCCACTTTTCTCAATAAGAAGCCGGGCGACGACGTGCGGGTCATAAAAACGAAGGACGGCGTGTTCTTGCTGCCCGGAGGCGGCCGTGGGGAAGAATAA
- a CDS encoding class I SAM-dependent methyltransferase family protein — MGKNNSKMFNERRGTPVPTDPLASLLKDLLTAEELAALPRGWQVIGEVLLVHVPPVLQPKKALIADGLLKLYPRCKTVMETHRIAGEYRQPVFEKLAGDGTETLHKENYVVYKLDVAKVMFSQGNFYERQRMGTVGKGEKVVDMFAGIGYFTLPMAVHARPEKILAIELNPESYGYLCENVRLNHVEDIVEPVPGDCREKTPAGWADRAIMGYVGTTQEYLPWGIRALRPGGILHYHETTPDKLVFGRPIENIKNAAKVQGRSAEILETIKVKKYSPGVWHVVVDARID; from the coding sequence GTGGGGAAGAATAACTCGAAGATGTTCAACGAGCGCCGGGGCACTCCCGTTCCGACGGACCCCCTGGCATCTCTTTTGAAGGATCTTTTAACGGCGGAGGAGCTGGCGGCGCTTCCCCGGGGATGGCAGGTCATCGGGGAGGTATTGCTGGTGCATGTCCCTCCCGTGCTTCAGCCCAAAAAGGCGTTGATCGCCGACGGCCTTTTGAAGCTGTATCCTCGGTGTAAGACCGTTATGGAGACCCACCGTATTGCGGGCGAGTACCGCCAGCCGGTGTTCGAGAAGCTGGCCGGCGACGGCACCGAGACGCTGCACAAGGAGAACTACGTGGTCTATAAGCTCGACGTGGCGAAGGTCATGTTCTCGCAGGGGAACTTCTACGAGCGGCAGCGGATGGGCACCGTGGGCAAGGGCGAAAAAGTGGTGGACATGTTCGCCGGAATAGGATACTTTACTCTGCCCATGGCCGTCCACGCCAGGCCCGAAAAGATACTGGCCATCGAGCTGAACCCGGAGTCGTACGGCTATCTATGCGAGAACGTCCGGCTCAACCACGTCGAGGATATCGTCGAGCCCGTACCGGGCGACTGCCGCGAGAAGACGCCGGCAGGGTGGGCGGACCGTGCCATCATGGGCTACGTGGGCACGACGCAGGAGTACCTGCCCTGGGGCATCCGGGCGCTGAGGCCGGGTGGCATTTTACATTACCACGAGACCACGCCGGATAAGCTCGTGTTCGGCCGGCCCATCGAGAACATAAAAAATGCGGCTAAAGTGCAAGGCCGGAGCGCCGAGATCCTGGAAACGATAAAAGTAAAGAAATACTCGCCGGGCGTGTGGCACGTCGTCGTGGACGCCCGCATCGACTAA
- a CDS encoding virginiamycin B lyase family protein, with protein sequence MLREKLATLTLLSLFLIMLMPVVAAQSAPSIEEFKYPNGTTIDAMCVDSHGNVWLAESSPAYLFKLDSMTGNFSRYVIPTGGDTMFAGMSAEGSAYIWMADESGQQIIGYDVSKNKFYNFTFPLKLNPMDVIAQDNYLWVACNMELGRIDMDTNELKDFYVDRYDASLADLAMDRTGNIWFVEYSSGKVGGYSRMDDRVHIFPIPAADSKPTCLGIDSQGRLWFLESATNKLGMFDTSLNSFKEIDLPRLDGKQVYGKRLAVDADDNVWLTDTANGRVIKYYTVKDVFVPVSLSGSKYYPTFIEADGNTIWVVESGATSLAKIRADPLYGLEATPTPTAAPTEAPSATPTPKPSPGFEALAVLGAVCIAGKSLIKN encoded by the coding sequence ATGCTTAGAGAGAAACTGGCCACGCTGACACTACTATCGCTATTCCTGATTATGCTCATGCCCGTAGTGGCAGCCCAGAGCGCCCCCTCGATCGAGGAGTTCAAGTACCCGAACGGCACGACCATCGATGCCATGTGCGTGGACAGCCATGGCAATGTGTGGCTCGCCGAGAGCTCGCCCGCGTACCTCTTCAAGCTAGACTCAATGACCGGCAACTTCAGCCGCTACGTGATACCCACGGGCGGGGACACCATGTTCGCCGGCATGAGCGCCGAGGGCAGCGCGTATATATGGATGGCAGACGAGAGCGGGCAACAGATCATCGGCTACGACGTCAGTAAAAATAAATTCTATAACTTTACCTTTCCGCTGAAGCTCAACCCTATGGACGTCATCGCGCAGGACAACTACCTGTGGGTGGCCTGCAACATGGAGCTGGGCCGCATCGACATGGACACCAACGAGCTGAAGGACTTCTACGTGGACCGCTATGACGCCTCGCTGGCGGACCTGGCCATGGACCGCACGGGAAATATATGGTTCGTGGAATACTCGTCGGGCAAGGTGGGAGGGTACTCCCGCATGGACGACCGGGTCCACATATTCCCCATACCGGCGGCCGACTCGAAGCCCACGTGCCTGGGCATCGACTCCCAGGGCCGCCTCTGGTTCCTGGAGAGCGCGACTAACAAGCTTGGCATGTTCGACACGAGCCTGAATAGCTTTAAGGAGATCGACCTGCCCCGGCTGGATGGGAAGCAGGTGTACGGAAAGCGCCTGGCCGTGGACGCGGACGATAACGTCTGGCTCACGGATACGGCCAACGGCCGTGTCATTAAATATTACACGGTGAAGGACGTTTTCGTGCCCGTAAGCCTGAGCGGCAGCAAGTACTATCCCACGTTCATCGAGGCGGACGGTAACACGATATGGGTCGTCGAGAGCGGCGCCACTTCGCTCGCGAAGATACGGGCCGACCCGCTGTATGGCCTGGAGGCCACGCCCACGCCTACGGCCGCGCCCACCGAAGCCCCGAGCGCCACGCCCACGCCGAAGCCTTCGCCCGGGTTTGAGGCATTGGCTGTGCTGGGCGCAGTGTGTATCGCGGGAAAAAGTCTCATTAAGAATTAG
- a CDS encoding ATP-dependent 6-phosphofructokinase, whose translation MSDIKKIGILTGGGDCPGLNAVIRAVVFKASEYGWQVMGVRYGWKGMLNADAITLTKADVKDILPLGGTILKTSRTNPYKVDGGEAKVLENARKLNIDCLVAVGGEDTLGVANKLTKAGLKCVGVPKTIDNDLGATDYTFGYQTAVQIASDSMDRLHTTAKSHDRVLVCEIMGRHAGWMTVDAGTSASAHWIFTPEIKGSVGDCCKMLKERYARGDKYGIIAVAEGSEFSDLDVKAASQSTDAFGHVRLGGVAETLAKEIEKCTGIETRHVVLGHTQRGGSPLAYDRILATRLGYKAAEMIKDGQFAMMSSLRGERIDAVPIEEAVKALKTVPQQYYDAAKTFFG comes from the coding sequence ATGTCGGACATTAAGAAAATTGGCATTTTAACGGGCGGCGGCGACTGCCCGGGCCTGAACGCGGTGATCCGCGCCGTCGTGTTCAAGGCGAGCGAGTACGGCTGGCAGGTCATGGGCGTCCGGTACGGCTGGAAGGGCATGCTCAACGCGGACGCAATTACACTTACAAAGGCGGACGTGAAGGACATCCTGCCGCTGGGCGGCACCATCCTGAAGACCTCAAGGACGAACCCGTACAAGGTCGACGGCGGCGAGGCGAAGGTCCTGGAGAACGCCCGTAAATTAAACATCGACTGTTTAGTGGCTGTTGGCGGCGAGGACACGCTGGGCGTGGCCAACAAGCTCACGAAGGCGGGCCTGAAGTGCGTGGGCGTCCCCAAGACCATCGACAACGACCTGGGCGCCACCGATTACACGTTCGGCTACCAGACCGCCGTCCAGATCGCCTCGGACTCCATGGACCGGCTTCACACGACCGCGAAAAGCCATGACCGCGTCCTGGTCTGCGAGATCATGGGCCGGCACGCCGGCTGGATGACCGTGGACGCGGGCACGTCGGCCAGCGCCCACTGGATCTTCACCCCCGAAATTAAGGGCAGCGTCGGCGACTGCTGTAAAATGCTCAAAGAGCGCTACGCGAGGGGCGACAAATACGGCATCATCGCCGTCGCCGAGGGCTCCGAGTTCAGCGACCTCGACGTGAAGGCCGCTTCGCAGTCGACCGATGCCTTCGGCCACGTGAGGCTCGGGGGCGTGGCGGAGACGCTGGCCAAGGAGATCGAGAAGTGCACGGGCATCGAGACGAGGCACGTCGTGCTAGGCCACACCCAGAGGGGCGGCTCGCCGCTGGCTTACGACCGCATCCTGGCAACTCGCCTGGGCTATAAGGCCGCCGAGATGATCAAGGACGGCCAGTTCGCCATGATGTCGAGCCTCCGGGGCGAGAGGATCGATGCAGTGCCCATCGAGGAGGCCGTCAAGGCCCTCAAGACCGTGCCCCAGCAGTACTACGACGCCGCGAAGACGTTCTTCGGGTAA